TGGTTGATCCTCTTTTTTTTAAGATATGTTATTTTTGTCTATGCTTTGGCTTTTTAAGTCCATAGGTTTTGTATATTCTTCGTCTGTAAACGATGAGAGGTggatttaaaatttaaatttaatttgcttaacttttaaaattattagtaTTAGACTCATTATACTGTTAAAATTATAAGTTTAAATCTAATATTTGTTAAAATTTAGTAGgattttatatataaatttatacGCATTCTGGATTCAGTTGAGCCCGTAGTTGAAAAGCTATATTCGCCTTTGTCAATGATGGTTCAATTGTTTTTGGCCAGTAGGCAACTTTAGAACTACAGATATTCTAATGATCAAATGACAATTCTTATCTTGGAAGAATAATGTGTTACTCTTCCAGTTTcattttatgtgattttatttaattgagcatgaaatttaattattattttttttaaaaaaacgtaTGATTTGTTAAATATGTCATAATATATATGTgtttataaaaaattatttttaaaaataaaagaaattacatAAATTAGAGATGTCCACTTGTAAACCTATAAAGTAATGCGATTAACATGTCAAAATTAAACAAGTGTCTATTAGATTATTCTACCTTTAATAATTCGATAAGTATCCTAACATGAAAAGCCTTAGGAGTTGTTTGGTTACGAAGATGAGATAGACGAATTAGCTTTCTCGCCTTCTATATATAGAATAACTAGTTTTATCATTTTAGTACAAAATGAAAGACTATTTCCTCTCTTATTGGGTTTCTATGCATCCTTACTTCAATCTCTATCTATGCATGTCACCTTTCTTTAAGAGATGGACTCATTCAAATGGTAACTGAATCATTCTAATAGTTTCAAACAAGTTTTGTATGGACTCTTTCTCGAATGGACATCTGTGTTAGGTAGGTCCGGGGATTATTGATTAGTTGAACGAGCCCATCTCTTTGACCTATCATTTGTTGGTCGATTCGATTGGCGACTCTTGTATTTTCTAGCCTTTCTATAGAGCCTGCTAATATTTCGTTTCATCTTTTCTTGAGCTGACGGTCTATCAAAAACAAACCTCTCTATCTTTTCAAGATAGGGATAAAGTCTGCATATACACTACCTTCCAAGAGTCCACTTGTGATATTTTACTAAGTTTGCTATTATTATTGTAGTTTAAAATAATTCTTGAAACTAATTAATACTCATAATTAGGGGTGACAAACGtgtgggtcgggtcggatatgagACGGGTCAAAGCGAGTAAtgaaaaaatggataaattatctgAGCCggcccatatttaatacggataaaagaTGGGTTAATCGGcgaataatatggatatccagattatccatgacttcttgaatatgatcacttttgggataaTTCATATTCGCCCAAACTTGAGGAATCCCAATTTGAggttttataaatataaaagttaaatCTATTAATTATTCACTGATTatctattttttaaataaataatatagctcttattcatatttgatttatttttaaaaaatttattatttaatcCATTTTTAGTAGATAatataaggggtcgtttggttggaatatgatttataccggtataagttataccggtataagttatattgggataagttatgctgagaatagttatgctgagattgttgtttatttattgtttggtatgttgtattaagaatgacaattgtataatttctaagaagaatgtataagttataccggtgctaattatcccaccttctataaggtgtaagttatcccagtgttaaaattaataccgggataacttatacctgatttgctaaccaaacagagtattaagatgatattaaatttttatactacCCTTATACCTTCCTATACCTTATACCAAACGAACCGTAAGTGATCAATTATTTTGCCACCCGTACTCATAATCAAAGGCGAAACAATATAATCTTGTATTTTATCTTAAATTCTTGAAACAAAGGGAGTATATGGGTCAGATACAGGCGGTGACAGCAAGATCAAGACAATGAAGATAACAAGAAATATTTGATCCCAGGTGAGTTTGTCTACTGTCgacaagttttattttgtgtctcgtaCAACTGATATTAATTGTACGAGGTTCATTTTTGTCTCataaatttgtggaccccaatcttatACTTCTGGGTCCACAAAAATCTGGATTCACaaaactataaaataaaaaaattacctTATATAACTAGTGTtaattgtatgagacacaaaataaaattttttgTCTACTGTGCGACTTGCGATGTTCTAAGGATAAAAACTGACCACGTAAGTTGAACTTTAACGGCAAAAAATTGTAATAATACCAGATACAATAACGATGTCGATTCTATCCTCGATAGCGCGGAGACGAATCTAAAATTTAAATCTTATAGGTTCAACATTTAAGGTTCTTAATACCGAATTCATTATAATTTTTAAGTTATAGATTTATACCTGTAATTATTATGATTTTAGTGATTTTTATACATAAATTTATATTTCGCATCgaaattatgggttcaattggATCTAATATTATAGGGCTACATCCGCCCCTGCACTTGGGGTATTTGTAGCCGTACTTTATATTTGTGCcaccttttaacttataccctatttttaaaatttattgatttggtagccaattGACAAAAATTCCGTAATAATATGACAATTACACCCCTAATAAATCGCGTGATCTCCAATCTCATTCATGAaatgcatgctgaagttatttaccATGTAGTCTACAGTTTTTTCATGAGTTTTATTCGAAACTTCAGTCTAAATacgctgaagttatttagttcatttgctaaaatttcagtttaaatatgctgaagttatttagttcatttgcgaaaacttcagactaaacatgcttaagtttttgtcttgcagtatgtaattttctaatgagtttttgctaatgcatgctgaagttatttagttcatttgctaaaacttcagattaaacatgcttaagttatttagttcatttgctaaaacttcagattAAACATACTTAAGTTTTTTAGTTCACTTGCTAAAACTTCATGCCAAAACATGCTAAAGTTTTTTCCTGCAGTCTACGATTTTGTCAATAGTCCTGAAGGGCAAAATCgtcttttaaaacacttttaacaaaaaaaatggATACAAATGCAAACGGAAAAATAAAACGAGTATAAATTAAAAGGGATCGACTAAATAGGACACCCCGTACAATTTTTACCTTGCATTTGACGGTAGAAAATCACACATATTAATGGAAAGAATATTACCCTTTCGAAACTCCATGTATAATTTATCTTTTTAATATGATTTACGAGTTACTATACTAGACGAGATTTATCTAGAGTACTCTGAAAGGAGTTTCCTagttgaccaaaaaaaaaaatatattattaccTTTTTTGATATTTTGGTAAATCCAAAGACATATGAAAAATCCCAAGTATGGTTCATAGAAAAAAGACACGTTCAAAGATGCTAAGATACCACTAATTAACCTTTGACGAAGCGATAGAGCCCATTCTTTCAGTCGGTTGAAAAGTAATCACATTAGTATAATTAAGACAAGACTCTGACATTAAATAATGACAGctaaattttaaatatatatatatatatatatatatatatatatatatatatatatatatatatatatatatatatataattaattaatattttaatacaAATACATAATTTGAATAAAAGCCAGTGAATTCAATCATCTCCGAGTATTTACCTCCATTGCATCAAGGCCTTTTTGATGTtaatagcctatttggccaagcGCCTTTTtagctaaaaatatatttttctcaaaGTTAAAATATTTAATCTAGCTTTTAacagaaaaaaatacttttgagtagaagcaaaaataatttttgaaaagcaAAAAAAACAAAGCTTCTTTGCAAAAACACTTTTATAAAAACATTTGGGAAAaacatttaaaaataattttagaaactTAATCAAACACTAATTGCTCATCAaaaacgccttcctgatgttttttggaagggcaacgtaaggctaagcaattGATGTTAGtacggttgctgtccgccaactgaggtcccctccgtacggtAGATTAGATTGTCAGTGTCGTAAGGAAAAACCAATCTCGTGAGCTATTGAGAGAACTGAAATGAGCAATTGTGAATGAAAGCTGATAATTGTATTAAAGCTATTACAAAAGGAAGCGGTGTCGAAGGgaagagacaccagtacagagaaatgattgcttgatccccctgataatgcttaaaaaaaaccCAAAATTACATGACTTGACCTGGCTACGCTACAGAAACACTCTGAatgaaaatgaaatgaaacaactctataattacaatgaaaaaggACTTAGTTTACTACAAGGTAGAAACAAGTCCGATAGCAGCAACATTGTCTTTTGGGTCAGGGTCTGAGAGCGCGATGCTGttggcgcgcgcgacacttgttgTATTTGCCTGtggctgggcgctggtgcttggcatcagggtctgtgcgcgaggcgctattggaatgggcctgcaactgggcgctggcgaggcatcaggatctgcgcgcgacATTGTCTGTGCTCGCGGCTCTGTTGGCATCATCATGATTTGTGCGAGCGTCATTGTCTGTCCGCGCGGTATTGTTGGAATCTGCCAGCCTCTAGGCCTGGCAAGAGTTAttggtggggcgacagaggcacatgcccGCTTGCCACTTGGCGTTGCcgagaccacggggccgaccatggcacGAGGCATTgagaggcttgctaggacgccactgGACGcgtccaaggggtcatggggcgtggATGAAAaacagcccatgacattctcccccacctgagttggttGGCGACGTCCTTGGAGTCTTACCTGCATGGTGATGATCGATCAAGTTGTTGTTGGCTCGGAGGTCTGTTCCCCTCTATGTTTTGAGCTTGCTTTGGAAACGATGTAATGATCTCaggcggctgacatggaagacttaATGGATCTTCCACCATGATGAAGTCTTCACCTAGTATGTGTATTTCCCAATGCGTCTTTTGATGGACAAGGGTCTGATGTGCTTTTGtagcaggcgagggtcatgggtcctctctGCAAACAAGTATTGCTTTGGGATGTTTAACATCACTTTATCTCCTGCTTGATGTTGGACAAAGCAAAGATTTTGATCGATGAACCTTTTTACCTACTCTTGGGCTTTGATGAGGTAGCTCTGCACTATCCCTAAATTGGGCTCTAATTCCCTCGAGAAGttagcagctcgaggagattttggCATGATTGATGCATTCATcatttgcgggagaagcggttgttgtccggtaacaatttcaaaagcgcttttaTTTGTATGATGgttcttttgagaattgaaacacaattGAGAAGCATCCAaaagcttcacccaatgcttctgtgatccggttgcaaaGTGGCAGaaatattcctccagcatgtcattgAATCGATCTGGCTGGCCATTCGATGATGAATGGATGCttgagttgtgactcaatgttgacccaaggCACTtaaagagatgggtccaaaagttgctagtgaagcgtgagtcgcatTTGCTAACGATGTCTTTGGGCATACCCCAAtatttgacaatgtgcgagaagaagagtcgagctgtatcttctgctgatatattttgcggggctgctatgagACATCGTTAGTGAACGCGAATTAGTGAAATTTtactgaattgttgttgttggctGAATATAAATTATTTCtcactaaaaatatttttaaaaaaattcaaaataagctaattttagAAGCTTATAAATTCTTCTTCTTTGCTTTCTGTTGAAAAAGAcattaagtgggcgtttggacataagaattgaaaaattccaaaaaaagtgaatttttttttccaAGTAAAATGATATTCGatattagagttgtgtttggacatgaataaaATTTTGGATTGTTTTAAAATTTCGTGAGTGATCtgagtgattttttttttttttgagtttttaaaTATTCGAAATTTTTTAAAATTCATCTTCAAATAAAAATTAAAGATCAAATACTAATTTCgaaaaaagtaaaatattttcgaggaaaaaaaaattcttatgtccaatcGGGCTCTAAATTTGCATATAACAAAAATTTCCAGTAATAGCCAGCTCAAAATATTCAGCGAAGCCGAGCCACGTGAAAACAACAGAAAACAATCACATCGCCGTTTCTTTGACCATTGACCGAAAATCTTCAATCATATAATTTCCCACTATAAATACCCTTCCCGTAAATTCTCTCCCCTATATCATTCATTTCATTTCTCTGCTCAACGAAACTAAATACGGAGTATTCATTACTTCAAAGTTCAAACTCATGGCGGATATCAAGCAATCGAGTAACTTTTCAGGTGATCGGCGGCAACCGAGCCGGTTACAACAGCGAGCGCCGGCGTCGATTCAAATAAACCGTTCAACCAATTGGAATGTGGCGATACCGCTTTTATCACCGTTGATTTCATCGCCGACTTCTCCTGATTGTAACAACTTAACGGTAGCGATTAATTCCGTTTGCAATAAGATGGTGGAGGTAAAGGAGAAGCCGCCGGCGGCGGCGGCAGCGGTGGTTTTGGTGTTTAAGAAGTGGCAACATCCTGCGACGCCGTTTTGTTACGAAGCGACTCCGTTAGTGCCGTTTGTATTATGTACGGAAACAATCTAACGACGTTTATTTTGAgctatttatttttcttaaattataTATAATACTAGAAGATTTGGTCTATGGATTTCTATGTACGCTGTTGATAATTTCTAGCTTTATTTTGTCCTTTTTTTTGCTATGTAATTAGTATGCTGACGTTGTCAAATTAGGTGATTAACAAGTTGTAAACACTGGTTAATGAAGAGGTATAATATAGATAACTTTTCCTAATGCTAAGTATTATTGGTACTTTCACGGTTTGAACTCGTGATCTATAGATTACACATGATTACTAATTACTAGCACTAGGGGCAGAGCTAGAAGTTTCGTAATAGGTTCGGTCGAACCCGTTAGATTTTTGCTCAAATAGTGTATTTATGTTAATAAATTCATTAAAcatattaaaattttaaatttagaaCTCAATTTTTACCActtaaaatcaacaacaataataataacaacccagtataatctcaccaGTGGGGTCTGGGGTAGGAtaatgtgtatgcagaccttacccctactatGGGGTAacgaggctgtttccgatagacccccAACATCCCTCCCTctaagaacttcccaccttgttTTGAAATTTAGAACGACGATTTTAAGTGGTAATGGATAATAGTGGGTTGCTCTAGTGATGAGCActctccacttccaaccaagaggttgtgagttcgaatcACTCCAAGAGCAAGGTAGGGAGTTCTTAGAGGGAGAGATGTTgggggtctatcggaaacagcctctctaccccagggtaggggtaaagtctgcgtacacactatccttatccctaccctggggtagagaagCTGTTTCTGATAGACCCCCAACATCCCTCCCTCTAAGAACTCCCAACCTTGCTCTTGGAGTgattcgaactcacaacctcttggttggaaatGGAGGGTGCTCATCACTAGATCAACTCACTATTATCCATTACCGCTTAAAATCATCGTTCTAAATTCCAAAACCTATAAAGTTAAAATCTTAGCACCACATTTAATTACCACTAATTTTTTTTCCTAACATTTTCCGTATGGTAGGCTGATTGAAAGGGTGAGTAGCTAAGTGTCATGAAAATGGTTTGATTAACCAAACCAAATTAACACATAAAGTAAGTTAGTATAGGAAATGTAAGGTAATTAACTTTACCACTTGTAGGATTTCCAGAGTAAACAACTTATGTTGGAGCATCAATGGATAGAAGTAATTAAAACACAATCTTCATATAATATTGTTTTAAATACCCAATAATTTAAACTACAGatggattttaattaaaatactatACCGTACTATTTTCTTATGTGAAATATTTGAATGCTAGGTTTGAATTTAATtgtcttcttttatttattttgttggtAAAATCATTCGATATTTGGTATTAACTTTTCGACCATTACAAGATAAGACTACACGAAAATGTCAATATTCCGACCACGATTTCCGTAGGAAATCGATCGGAAATCAACTATTTTCGATGGATCTTCAACAGAAATGAAGTAGTCGGAATATAGATGGTCACAAAAAATTTTCGACCAAAACAATTGCAAATAAGGAAAAACTGGGTGATCGGATAAATTTAAATTTTGCGATCGAAACGGTTGGTAATTTTGCGACCAAATCGGTCACACATTTTAAAGTAAATATTAATCATTTTTTGACAATTCCGACCAATTTGGTCTGAGATTTTAATATTTAATTTAAATTAAATTCATAATTCCCGACCAAATTGGCcggaaaaattaaaattaaattaataaataattaattttttcgACCACTTCAATCGAACATCTGAGAATTCCTAATTAATTTTTCCGACCAAAGTAATCAGGAACCAATTGGAATATCAAATATTCTATTACAATCTTTTTGGTTCTTGAAACCGAGAGAACTGGAAATAACATCTCTGTATGATAAGTTTGAAGGAGCGTACCGGTAATGGGTATCTCTGGAACTTAAACATGAACTGAAGCGGTTGCGATTGTCATGAGATATGGAGCATGTGAGAAACATTGACGGAAGCTCTTCTATTTGAGATTACGGAGTCACAAATAACTGATTGTTAGAATGTAACTGTCAACCAAAGTCGAACTCAAAAGTTTTgattaaacatgaagaaatttcGTTCTAgccaaagaagaaaaataatccTATGCAAACCACCTTTTATTTATTAACTAGTTAAAGTTGGCCCATGCTGAGCACGGGCCCAATAGCTGTATTCGCGAGATATTGATATATGTAAGTAGTTATGTGATATATGGTCTTCTTTTTTTAACTTAGTGTTTTGTGTTTTATACCGTCAACCTTTCTATGACAATATCATTTGTTTTGACGTATTTTTGCCTTCTAGAAACGATATGCTTATTTTAATCGGATACGTGTAAAGTTTTTGATGATTCTAAAATTAGCACATTATTCAACTTGATTAtgagccgtggaaacaacctctggCGGAAATGCAGGATAAGGCTACGCACAATAGACCCTTGTGCCCAGGCCATTTCCCGAACCACACACATAGCGAAAGCTTGGTGCATCAGGGTGCTCTTTTCTCAACTTAGCTATTGGTTATGACAATCTATAACCTTTTGTAGGGATTGAAGTTAAGCTACATAAGGATAGTCGTAAAGAAATCAGGAGCGTTTTAGACAGTAATCCTTAACAACCACATTTTTAATCATATTCAACTAAAAATTTCAAGTACGAAAATCTTCTAATAATTTTAAGATCTTTCCTAAAagatgtaaaaaaaattaaaacgaaCATATAAATTCACAGTTCCTTTGCATGGTCAAGTTTCTAATTAAAAGCCTTGgagtaaaaataattaataaaattttcagaaataaatacaacaattaaattaaaaatcatttgaaaGGATATTCATATAGAAACGTCCAAATTGTAATAACAAAattaaggggggggggggggggggggttcaatCTAAATCCTCTCTCTTAATTTCTTATGTAAATTTTCTCTAAATTTTGCCTTACAATTTATGGActtgtttttataatttaaatgtCCTAAATGTTTTATAATCGTCTCTCATCGTCTAGTATTAGAGAATTCATCTACCACAAATTAAATTTTTATTCTAATACAAATGATGTAATCTGTTATtgtgaagaagaaaaaaaccaaTATTGTTAAGAATATTGCATTAATGTAAAAGTAATTAatctctcatttattttaaaaattaatcaAATTAAACGTAAAATAAATTTTGATAATCAAACATCTGAAATTA
This genomic stretch from Nicotiana sylvestris chromosome 9, ASM39365v2, whole genome shotgun sequence harbors:
- the LOC104213783 gene encoding uncharacterized protein At4g14450, chloroplastic-like, with the translated sequence MADIKQSSNFSGDRRQPSRLQQRAPASIQINRSTNWNVAIPLLSPLISSPTSPDCNNLTVAINSVCNKMVEVKEKPPAAAAAVVLVFKKWQHPATPFCYEATPLVPFVLCTETI